One Hyphomicrobium album genomic window carries:
- a CDS encoding APC family permease, which translates to MLKKAPTHDGALQRQIGPVALLFTGITGIIGSGWLFASLYAAQIAGPAAIISWIIGGGVALLLALIYAEVGGMLPLAGAIARIPYFSHGAMSGFMAGWLCWIAYVATAPIEVTAVLQYASNYLPWLTTIVDGSRVLTTHGLLVAAALLLLFVVINLAGVRWLARANVAITSWKLVIPLLAAAGLIVFGFDSSNFTDHGGFMPTGVDGIFAAVAGGGVIFSLFGFRTVIDMAGEASNPQRNVPLAMIGAVVISLAIYVLLQIAFIGAVPEAHLSGGWTRLAENVADGPFAAFATILGLQGLAAALYVDAIVSPTGTGIAYTGATARINYALAENGQLPRIFMQLNQAQVPVWSIAINFAVGLLLLLPLPGWSALIGFISSAAILSLAFGPVSLAALRYQLPRHARPFRLNNGIVVSAIAFMLVGCIVYWAGWSTNWKVFALAIAGGAVLMGLTYWSGDDTARLNLRQSLWFWLFIDGLGLISFVGNYGGGLGLLPKYGDLIIVSTFSLAVFCIAVRDRLPDGQTAALMQKAEGDT; encoded by the coding sequence ATGCTCAAAAAGGCTCCAACGCACGACGGCGCCTTACAACGGCAAATCGGCCCGGTCGCGCTGCTGTTCACCGGCATCACGGGAATCATCGGCTCGGGCTGGCTGTTCGCCTCGCTTTACGCCGCGCAGATCGCCGGTCCGGCGGCGATCATCTCCTGGATTATCGGCGGTGGCGTGGCGCTCCTGCTGGCACTGATCTACGCCGAGGTCGGCGGGATGCTTCCGCTCGCCGGCGCCATTGCCCGCATCCCCTACTTTTCCCATGGGGCAATGAGCGGCTTCATGGCCGGCTGGCTGTGCTGGATCGCCTACGTTGCCACCGCACCGATCGAGGTGACGGCGGTGCTGCAGTACGCCTCCAACTACCTCCCTTGGCTCACCACCATCGTCGACGGCAGCCGCGTGCTCACCACGCACGGCCTCCTCGTCGCCGCCGCGCTGCTGCTGCTCTTCGTCGTCATCAACCTCGCTGGGGTGCGCTGGCTGGCGCGCGCCAACGTCGCCATTACCTCCTGGAAGCTCGTCATTCCGCTGCTCGCCGCCGCGGGCCTCATCGTCTTCGGGTTCGACAGCTCCAACTTCACCGATCACGGCGGCTTCATGCCCACGGGCGTCGACGGCATCTTCGCCGCGGTCGCCGGCGGCGGCGTGATCTTCTCGCTGTTCGGCTTCCGCACCGTCATCGACATGGCGGGCGAGGCCTCGAACCCGCAACGCAACGTGCCGCTGGCGATGATCGGCGCCGTGGTCATCAGCCTCGCCATCTACGTGCTCTTGCAGATCGCCTTCATCGGCGCCGTGCCGGAGGCGCATCTCTCCGGCGGCTGGACGCGGCTCGCCGAGAACGTCGCCGACGGACCCTTCGCCGCCTTCGCAACCATCCTCGGCCTGCAAGGCCTGGCCGCAGCCCTTTACGTCGACGCCATCGTCTCCCCCACCGGCACCGGCATCGCCTACACGGGCGCCACGGCGCGCATCAACTACGCGCTCGCCGAGAACGGGCAGCTGCCGCGCATCTTCATGCAGCTCAACCAGGCGCAGGTGCCGGTGTGGTCGATCGCCATCAACTTCGCCGTCGGCTTGCTGCTCCTGCTGCCGCTCCCCGGCTGGTCGGCGCTCATCGGCTTCATCTCCTCGGCCGCCATCTTGTCGCTCGCCTTCGGTCCAGTGTCGCTCGCCGCGCTGCGCTACCAGCTCCCGCGCCACGCACGCCCGTTCCGTCTGAACAACGGCATCGTCGTCTCGGCGATCGCCTTCATGCTCGTCGGCTGCATCGTCTACTGGGCCGGCTGGAGCACCAACTGGAAGGTCTTCGCGCTGGCCATCGCCGGGGGCGCCGTGCTGATGGGCCTCACCTACTGGAGCGGCGACGACACGGCCAGGCTCAACCTGCGCCAATCGCTGTGGTTCTGGCTGTTCATCGACGGCCTCGGGCTCATCTCGTTCGTCGGCAACTACGGCGGCGGCCTCGGACTATTGCCCAAGTACGGCGACCTCATCATCGTCAGCACGTTTTCGCTCGCCGTCTTCTGCATTGCCGTGCGCGATCGCCTGCCCGACGGAC